From one Lycium ferocissimum isolate CSIRO_LF1 chromosome 5, AGI_CSIRO_Lferr_CH_V1, whole genome shotgun sequence genomic stretch:
- the LOC132057489 gene encoding putative pentatricopeptide repeat-containing protein At3g11460, mitochondrial, whose amino-acid sequence MTRHLHLVPLHKNTKFLSHFHTNKTTIITKSATFTTTTTTPWNTHLRNLSKNGQHYKALILYHQMLQFGNTPNAFTFPFALKSSAFLSIPITGKQIHCHVIKLGCKYEPFVQTALISMYCKCNLTELARKVFDEMPERNLTVCYNALISGYVQNSDFLNGFSLFNEMRLRGVEFNAVTILGLVPALTDPECLFLGMCLHCLNVKCGLDNDLAIANCLLTMYVRCACMELARKLFDHIPEKGLITWNAMISGYAQNGLAAEVLELYHEMDSLQVNPDAVTFVGVLSACANLGNQMIGFEVEQKIKSSGMRFNVFLKNALINMYARCGNLAKAWTIFDEMPERNLVSWTAIIGGYGIHGLGKTAVELFDKMIETGIRPDGTVFVSVLSACSHAGLTKKGLNYLDLMKREYGLKPRSEHYSCVVDLLGRVGRLDEARKLIESMEVEPDGAVWGALLGACKIHKNVELAEIAFKKVVELEPTNIGYYVLLSNIYTEANNSEGILRVRLMMRERKLKKDPGYSYFECKGKTHLFVAGDRSHPQTKEIYKMLNRLEHGGANKNDQNQKPPNIMGVHSERLAIAFALLNTEIGTEILVIKNLRICGDCHSFVKRVSKIVDRLFVVRDATRFHHFRNGTCSCNDYW is encoded by the exons ATGACCAGACACCTCCACCTCGTACCTCTTCACAAAAATACCAAGTTCTTGTCACATTTCCACACTAACAAAACCACCATCATCACCAAATCTGCAACCTTTACTACTACTACAACTACCCCATGGAATACCCATTTAAGAAATCTCTCAAAAAATGGTCAACATTACAAAGCACTCATTCTTTACCATCAAATGCTCCAATTTGGAAATACCCCAAATGCcttcactttcccttttgctCTCAAATCTTCAGCTTTTCTTTCCATTCCCATCACTGGAAAACAAATCCATTGCCATGTTATCAAGTTGGGGTGTAAATATGAGCCTTTTGTTCAAACAGCTTTGATCTCCATGTACTGTAAATGTAACTTAACTGAACTTGCACGGAAGGTGTTCGATGAAATGCCTGAAAGAAATCTTACTGTTTGTTATAATGCTTTGATTTCTGGGTATGTTCAGAATAGTGATTTCTTAAATGGGTTTTCGTTGTTTAATGAAATGAGGCTGAGAGGAGTGGAGTTTAATGCGGTTACTATTTTGGGATTGGTTCCAGCTTTAACTGATCCTGAGTGTTTGTTTTTGGGAATGTGTTTGCATTGTTTGAATGTTAAGTGTGGATTGGATAATGATTTGGCTATTGCAAACTGTTTGTTGACAATGTACGTGCGTTGCGCGTGCATGGAGTTAGCGAGGAAGTTGTTTGATCACATACCGGAGAAGGGGTTGATCACATGGAACGCGATGATCTCAGGATACGCGCAAAATGGGTTGGCTGCAGAAGTTTTGGAGCTTTATCATGAGATGGATTCATTGCAG GTGAATCCTGATGCGGTGACATTTGTTGGGGTTTTATCAGCTTGTGCTAATCTTGGTAATCAAATGATTGGTTTTGAGGTGGAACAAAAAATTAAGTCCAGTGGTATGAGGTTTAATGTATTCTTGAAGAATGCTCTAATAAATATGTATGCCAGATGTGGCAATTTGGCGAAAGCTTGGACTATTTTCGATGAGATGCCGGAGAGAAACTTGGTTTCTTGGACAGCAATAATAGGGGGGTACGGAATACACGGGCTCGGAAAAACTGCTGTGGAACTTTTCGATAAGATGATCGAGACTGGCATTCGACCTGATGGAACGGTGTTTGTCAGTGTTCTGTCTGCTTGTAGTCATGCAGGGTTGACTAAAAAGGGCTTAAATTATCTTGACTTAATGAAGAGGGAGTATGGGTTGAAGCCACGGTCTGAGCACTattcttgtgttgtggatttaTTAGGTCGTGTTGGTAGACTTGATGAAGCTCGGAAACTTATTGAATCAATGGAAGTTGAACCCGATGGTGCTGTATGGGGTGCTCTTTTGGGTGCTTGCAAGATCCACAAAAATGTTGAACTTGCAGAAATAGCTTTTAAGAAGGTTGTTGAGCTTGAGCCGACAAACATAGGCTATTACGTGCTACTTTCCAATATCTACACAGAGGCGAATAATTCAGAAGGTATATTAAGAGTTAGATTGATGATGAGAGAACGAAAGCTCAAAAAGGATCCAGGTTATAGCTATTTTGAGTGTAAAGGGAAAACTCACCTCTTTGTGGCTGGCGATAGAAGTCATCCTCAAACAAAAGAGATATACAAAATGTTAAATAGATTGGAGCATGGAGGAGCAaacaaaaatgatcaaaatcAAAAACCTCCTAATATAATGGGTGTGCATAGTGAACGTTTGGCAATTGCGTTTGCTCTATTGAACACTGAAATAGGGACTGAGATTCTTGTTATAAAGAACTTGAGAATATGTGGCGACTGTCACTCGTTTGTAAAGCGGGTCAGCAAAATTGTTGATCGGTTATTCGTGGTCAGAGATGCCACCCGTTTCCACCATTTTAGAAACGGTACATGTTCTTGTAACGATTATTGGTGA